AGCACGCGGCGCGCATGACCGCGATGGAAAACGCAACCAGCAACGCGGACGAGGTAATAGCAAAACTTACCCTGCTTTTTAACAAGACCAGGCAGGCAATCATTACAACGGAGCTTATGGATATCGTTAACGGTACGGAAGCTCAAAGGAAAGGAGGCAACGAGTAGAGATGAGTATTGAATCAGCGTTTACAACAGGCGGCAGAGATGCCGAAGCGGCAAACGGTGCCGACCCGGGAATCGGGAAAATAATTCAGGTAACGGGTCCGGTGGTGGATATCGAATTCTCGGAGGGAGCTCTTCCCACCGTGTTTACGGCTCTTAAGGTAACGAATCCGGCCCTTGGGGAAACCGAGTGGAACCTGATTCTGGAAGTTGCCCAGCAGCTGGGGGGAGGCCGCGTAAGATGCATCGCCATGGACTCGACCGAGGGGCTTAAAAGAGGACAGGATGCCCTTAACACCGGCGATGGAATAACAATCCCGGTCGGCAAGGAAGCTCTCGGGAGACTGCTTAACGTGGTCGGAGAACCGATAGATGAAGCTGGCCCCGTAGAGACTGAGGAGCGCTGGCCCATTCACCGTCCCGCGCCCGAGTTCGTCGAACAAAGCACCAAAATGGAGCTTTTCGAGACGGGCATAAAGGTTATCGATCTTCTTGCTCCTTTTCTTAAGGGCGGGAAAATCGGTCTTTTCGGCGGAGCAGGAGTAGGCAAGACCGTTTTGCTGATGGAGCTCATCCATAACATAGCCAAGGAATACGGCGGTTACTCGGTTTTCGGCGGAGTGGGAGAGAGAACCAGGGAAGGAAACGACCTTTACTGGGAGATGAAGGAATCTGGGGTTCTTGGAAACACGGGACTCATATTCGGACAGATGAACGAGCCTCCGGGAGCGAGAGCCAGGGTTGCCCTTACGGCGCTTACGCTCGCCGAGTATTTCCGCGACACCCAGGGTCAGGATGTCCTTCTTTTCATCGACAACATTTTCCGCTTTACCCAGGCGGGCTCCGAAGTGTCGGCCCTTCTAGGAAGAACACCTTCTGCTGTTGGTTACCAGCCGACTCTCTCGACTGACCTCGGGGAACTCCAGGAGAGAATCACTTCGACCGTAAAAGGCTCGATCACCTCCGTGCAGGCGATTTACGTTCCTGCGGACGACCTTACGGACCCTGCTCCCGCAACTACCTTTGCGCACCTTGACGGAACCATCGTTCTCTCAAGGCAGTTGACCGAACTTGGAATATATCCTGCTGTTGATCCACTTGACTCGGCCTCGAACATTCTTGATCCGAGAATAGTCGGAGACGAGCATTACGGGGTCGCCAGGGAAGTCCAGGAAGTTCTGCAGCGCTACAAGCAGCTCCAGGAGATAATCGCGATTCTCGGTATGGACGAACTCTCAGAAGAGGATAAGCTCACGGTTGCACGCGCCAGAAAGGTCCAGAGGTATCTCTCGCAGCCTTTCCACGTGGCCGAGCAGTTTACGGGCACCCCAGGAAAGTACGTTCCCATCAAACAGACTATAGAAGCTTTCGGCGAGATTATCTCGGGCAACATGGATGATATTCCCGAGCAGGCTTTCTACATGGTGGGTAATCTTGACGAAGTACGCGAGAAGGCGACGGCAATCGCCTCCTGACGGGAGATCTGAAAATTGGCTGAAAAACTGCAACTCAAGATAATAACCTCCAAGAGGCTCGTGTTTGACGGCGAGGTCGAGGAACTGGTAGCCCCCGGCCAGATGGGGGAATTCGGTGTTTTGCCGGGTCACGTGCCTTTTCTTTCTGTGCTTTTTCCGGGGAGACTCAGGTTCAAAACCGAGGAGTCGGGAGAAAGCACTCTCATAATCCATGGTGGCCTCGCGGATGTAAAGGATGACACCATCAGTATTCTTACCGACCAGTCGGAGAATCCCGGAGAGGTTGACGTCACGGCCGCCAGAAAAGACGCCGAGGTCTTTCAGAAGGAACTTGATGAGCTTCAGGACACAGAAGCTTCGGAAAGAGAAGAGCTTGACAAGAAGCTCAAAATAGCTCGGGCCCGAGCGGGAGAGTAGGTTTTTTCGCCTGAATCTGCCGTGGCGGAGTGTTCTTGTCCCGGCGGTCTGAACCCGTAGTCTGTCATGTTTTTGTTGTGAACTGTCCTGCTTTGAGATAACGAGGCGGGAAACCGGCCATCGTAAATACGGGAAGCGTTCTTTTGGAAAATCTAGATACTGACTGCGGATGCCCGTTCAGCTAAAGTGCAGTATCTGATCTCGAAGTTGTCTTGAAAACACCTGTTTCGTTCTTTATCATTTAGAAATATTAAGTTGTTTTTGGCGTGAGGTCTATTATGGATGCTAAAGAAGCTGTGAGATTAGCGAAAAACTATGTAAAGGATATTTTCGTTGAAGAGCAGATTACGAATGTTGGACTTGAAGAGATCAAATTTAATGACGACCAGGACTGCTGGGAAATCACCGTAGGATTTTCCAGACCGTGGGATTATCATGCTTGGAACCTGTTTGAAGATGTCCATTCTGCCTTTGAGAAGCAAAGACGGCCGAAGACGCGGTCCTTTAAGGTAGTTAACATAGACGCCAGTAACGCTAAAGTTTTGTCTGTCAGGAATCATGAACTGACCGGAATGCAATGACTTCAGCACCGACTCGGCTTTTCCTTGACTCCAGCCTTCTAGTGTTACTTGTCGTCGGTATGGTTGATCCCGGACTGATTGCCAAACATAAGCGGACCAAGCAGTTTCCGGCTGAGGCATACGACCTACTAAACGAACACCTTTCGCACTTTGACTGCGTGTTAGTTACGCCGAACACCCTGACCGAAGCATCCAACCTGCTCGGGCAACATGGGGAGCCCATGCGCTCGGATCTTTTCCAGATGCTTCACAACCTGATCAAAAGAACCGAAGAAACCGTAGTTGCAAGTGCGGATGCCTCGCAAAACAGCGCTTTTCCGCGCTTGGGCTTGACCGACGCGGTGCTTCTGGAAGTTGTCTCGGTCGAAACTCCCTTGCTCACGACGGACCTCAAATTACATGTTGCCGCCTTGGAGAGGAAAGGAGAGAAGTCTGCATTCAACTTTATGCATTTGTTTGATTACTGAGTCTTTCACTGTAATGTCGTTTCCCGGTTTTTCTTACCAGAAAACAAACTCGTTTGGTCTGTTTCCGCTGATATCAATCGGCAGTATATGAAGAGTTGTCGGAACTTCTTCATGTTCCTTGAGAAGCGTTAGTTTAATTCGTTCCGTTAATTTTTCCTGCATAGGATAAAACAGGGCAAGATTCCTGACTCCGTACCTTGAAGCGTAGCTTCCTATCTGATACATATCTGACTGCGTTATCCCCAGTTTCTGTTCTTCGCTGTCCAGTACTTTCCATTTTGCATCGGCGATGGCAACCGGATTTCCAGATTTGTTCAGAAATGAGAAATCAGGCTTCATCATGAAAATCGACTTACCGGAATCTTCCCGTCTGGCGAAAGATCTTTGAGGTCCTTGTTCTCTTATGCTGATATCTTTTTCCCTTGTCTCTTTGCGAAGCTCCACTCCGACATAAGCCTCAAACAGCCTGTTCATATCGAACAGAAGTGCAAGACAGTCTTTCTCCCCCGTGGTAACGCCTGGATAGAATCCTCTGAGGAAAAATCCGCACTGCTCGAATACCTGTTTGTACCTGTCAGTTATGCGGTCAAAACTCAGAGAGTTAACCGCCGCCGTGACGTCCGTGGCGAAGTCGCTTATGGGTTCGAATCGCGCAAGAAGTTCCGAGACATGCCGTTGCGGTCGGCTTCCTTTAGCTTTTTTAAGCATTACCTCCAGTACATGTTTCAGAACTTGGTTGTAAACGTTATCCGCGCTTAATTCGTCGTACTGGCAGAAAAGCCGTTCCCCGTGGGCGAGATTCCGTTTGAGATGCTCCCCGATTTTAAGCTTCCCACGCAGCACGTTCAGATTTTCTTCGCGACGGATATATTTCTGGATCATTCCGCGCGTCAGCTGGGCATGAAGCTGGTCGCAGAAGTGCAGTATGAATATGTCGAGGAGGAATCGCTTCTGGAGATTAATTCCCGCAGTACCCGCCCTAGTGAGTTTCAGGTACCGCGCTCTGTAGAGCATGCGAACAAGAACTTCCCGGCTAGATTCGACATCATCCGCTTTTATGTCATGAATCTTGAGCAGAATCTCTATGGATAAATCCCCAAGAGAAATTACTCCACAGTATGATGCGAATTTTATTTCCCTGTCTCCCCACGACCAGGCTTTTGTCGGTAGTTTTCCTTCGAGTTTTCCGAGAAGCTCTGCGTGTTTTTCTCCAAGCTCGTTTTGTCTACCTGCGGGGGAGCGGACGATGGGGACCGATTTGTGCTCAATGACGGTAATTACTTCAGACATTAGGTGTTGTTTTTTTCTTCGTATACTTTCCTGATTGCGTCTGGAGTAATCTCGTCTTTAGTGGCTACCCGATATTCAGTTGAGTCTTCAAAATCATTCTCAAACCCGAAGACTTTTTTTCCTTCTACTATTTCGTGTTTTATAATCTGCGTTTCCTGCGGCTCGGGTTTTTCTCCACCTGTTTTTACATCTCTGAATACGAGTTGAATCTTGTGCCAGTCATCGTAAAAATACTCTTGGAGAAGAGGAATAATCCGGGAAAGCAGCACATCTTTAAGCTGGTCAAAATTACGTACCCTGATAAGGTAAGAATGACCGATGGTCATATCCCTGCTCAGGAGAAAGCGTATCCGGCTGTTTATCGCTTCAAGCAGCTTGCGAAGATCAATTTCCCCTCCCTTGTCGTCTTTTATCCTGCCATCAGATGAGCCTTCAATCACGCTTGTATCCGGCATCATTTCCTGGAACTGAAATCTGCGCCGAAGCGCAGTGTCAAGAAGAGCTATCGAGCGGTCAGCCGTATTCATGGTGCCGTAAACATCCAGATTGGCCGGGACCCCGAATTTTTCCCCCGAATAAGGAAGAGTCAGAATCATACCTGACTGGGGCGAACCATCTTTTCCGTATGTCACTCTTTTGTCCGTTTCAAGCAGGGTGATGAGTTCTCCGAATATGCTGGCGATATTTCCCCTGTTTATCTCGTCAATAAAAATTGCGTATTGCTGTTTAGGGTCCACTTTTGCTTTCTGACAGATTCGCTTGAATACGCCAGGAACGACCCCGTATTTCACGTTTCCGTCTTTATCTGACTTAGGTCTTATACCCTCGACGAAGTCTTCGTAGCTGTACGCCTGATGAAAGGTCACAAACTCGAATCGCTGATCATGCTTTTTGGGCTCATGATCCTGTTCACATTCGAATCGTTCGTCGGGCAATTCCCGCTTTGGTCCGGCTTTCCATTTTTTGGCAAGTTCCACATGCCGTCTCCACTTGTGATCCTTATCGCATTCCTCTTCCCAGTCATTGACAAGATACCATCTCTTGTTGGAATCCTGATCAAATACAAAAGGTGGACGGTCGTATTTGGTTGCCTGAATGACTTCTGAATTTTCAGCAGCATGTTCTCTGAGGTATGTAGATATTGAGTTGCGGATGTTTTTGTTGTTCGTCATAGGTTTTCTTATACGAATGTACTCATGTTCTGAGATTTCGGTGAGTGTTGCATTTGTTTCCAAGTACAGTACTCCGATGATTATGCTTAGCCACTGTGGGTTAGATGACTCAAATTCTTGACGAAGCCAATTTTCTCTAGTTTGGTCTTGCTTTCTGCTTAGAGTTTCTGCCGACGGAGTTTGTTTTTTGCCAGAATATTCTTCAGTTCGACTATTGAGCCAATGGGTTTTTCCGGTTCCGGGGGGGCCGTAAAGAATCAGATTGAGGGGGTTTCCACCATTTGAATTTTCATTTTGCCATTCATTCAAAGGCGGGTTATAAAAATCAAGTTCGGAAGTTCTGTGCTCTTTTTCTTTCTCGCGTCGTATTTCAAGAAGAAGGCGGTCTATCTCCACCGGCGACAGTTTCCGGCCCGCTTCTCCCTTCTTAAACTTGCTGACAATTTTTTCTCGATGCTCTGCGCTGAATATGCGTTCAAAGCTATCAGGGAAGAGTAAAAACAGGATCATGTGACGTGACTGGCGGGTAGCACTTCCTGGAATCTGTTCAATCCACTCGGCAAAATCCCATCCATCGGAGAGAAGCAGTTCCTTGCGCCTCGTTACCGGAAACTTTTTCAATTCAATCATAAGCAGAATGAAAAATTCCCATTCCCACGCAAGTCTGGAAAAAATGCCTGCGCCAACATTACCTATTCCGGCCAGAACATCGTCCTCAAGCCATTTGGAGTTTTCGGGAAGTGGCTTGCTCGATCTCTCCCAGATAGTCTTGATGCTTTCGCGTTTTGTTTGGATTTTGTACTTGTCGTGGCACAAAGACATCAGCCACGATATTTCCACAGCCAGTTGTTTGATTTCAGGTGGTCTTGCTTGAAGGAGATTTCCCAGCTGTTCGGTGAACTTGTCTTCGTTCTTATCGAGTTGCTTTATGAGATGTTGGTTGAGTTCTTCAAAATAACCAATCTTCCATATCTCTGTATCTTCAAATATCCCATTGTCTGATATCAGGGATGTGTGTTTCCAGTGCTCGGCAGCCTCTAATATGGGCCCGGCGACATTGTTCTTGCCTACATAACGGCTCATTTGGCGATTGCTTCTTTTCGGATTAGTAAAAGACTAGGTATCGCTACTGTTTGCCTTCGGGGCATTGAAACTGTGACAAAAAAGTTCAAGTAAAAAAAAGCCGCCTAGTTGCACTTCGAGAATCCGCATTCCCTGCAGGTAAAGCAGCCGGATTCATACGCAAGTGCTCTGCTTCCGCATTCGGGGCACTGCTCAAACATAAGGTCCGTTGAAACCTTCTGGGTAGAGCCGTTTGCCTCCGCGACAGGATTGGCTTCGTCGCTGGCTTTCTCTTTTGTTACGAAGTGGCTTCTCAGCACCTTCGCTATGGCGTCGGGGACGGACATTATGACCCTTCCCCCTGAAAAAACTGGCGAGGAACCTCCAATGGCCTCCAGCTGTTCCACGACATCTCTGACATCAACCCCAGACCTCAGAGACAGAGATATCAGCCTTCCAGTTGCCTCGGCATCCGCCATCGTGGTAAATCCAGATTTTCCAATCTGGACGAAAACTTCAAACGGCTTGCCTTCGTAACTGTTGACAGTCACGTAGAGATTCCCGTACCCAGTTTTTATCGCCTCGGTAAAACCTTCCAGGACTCTTGGTCTCGTGACGGGTTTTACCGCTTCTTTTTGAGAGGGATGAGGGGATGGTGTGAGGTTGGAGTGGGTGGTTGACATCCCTTCATCCCAGGGTGGAGAGTTTGTTTTATCTTTCGCTTGTTCTTCCGTTATCAGCACCCCTTCTCTGGAGCCTTCCCTGTAAACGGTTACCCCCTTGCAGCCGAGCTTCCAAGAGAGGAAGTATATCTTCTCGACCTCTTCGAGGCTTATGTCCTTGGGGAGGTTAACGGTACTTGATATGCATGAATCTATGTGCTTTTGAATAGCGGCCTGCATGCGGACCCGCTGTTCCGGCTTTATCTCGTGTGAGGTGACGAACGTGTCCGGAAGATCCGCCTCATCGTCCAGCCCGAATTTCTCCATGTACTCAGACACCAGAGGGTGGTAGACCTTGAATTCCTCTTCCGACAAGGATTCCGAGCGCCGCAAGTAGGACAGGGCGAACATGGGCTCAACACCGCTTGTTGTTCCAGCGAGAACCGAACCGCTTCCGACGGGTGGAACCGTGAGTATGCATGCGTTTCTGAGGCCCTGCTTCTTTATCTTGCTCATCACGTTATCGCGCATGCTTTTTACAAATGGATTAGCTATATGAGTTTTCAGATCAAACACGGGGAAAGTTCCCTTCTCCTTGGCAAGGTCTGAACTGGCCTCGTAAACTATGTTCTTTACATGTTCAAAAAGCTCGTCGGTGAATTTTATGCCTTCAGACGTGTCATATTTTATGTTGAGCTTGGTAAGCATGTCTCCAAGGCCCGTGAACCCGACCCCTATTCTCCTCGACCTCAAAGACGCTTTTGTCTGGAAGCTTAGGGAGTGCTTTTCAATGTTGTAATCCAGTATGTCGTCAAGGAATCTGACGCTGTATCGAAAAGCCTTTTCAAGCTCTTCCCATTCTATCGCGGCGGTTTCTTCGAAAGCGTTTTTGACGAACATGGAGAGATTCACGTTCCCGAGGCAGCAGTTCCCGTAGTCCTCAAGCGCCTGCTCGCTGCAGGGGTTCACGCCATTTACTTCCATGTTGGCGTATTCGGTCGGGGAGTATCTTTTAACTGTGTCCCAGAATATAAGTCCGGGTTCGGCCGAGGACCATGCTGACTGAACGAGCTTGTCCCATATCTTGCGGGCCCGCACGGTTCTTTTTATTTCGGTTTTCTCGTTTGAGAAGCTGAGTTCGTAGTCAGTGTCTCTTTCCACGGCTTCCATGAACTTGTCATCAACCTTCACCGAGATATTGGCAAACTGCACCTTTGATCTTGCCTCATCGTTTTTTATGTCGAGGAAGTCCATTATGTCGGGGTGATCGACTTTCATGGTTATCATGAGGGCCCCTCTTCTTCCCGCCTGCCCTATGGTTCCGGTAGTTGTGGAGAGAAGATCCATGAACGATACCGCCCCCGTTGAGTATATGGCCGAATTGTTCACCGGCGAGCCTTTCGGTCTCAGGATAGATATATCGGTTCCGACTCCTCCGCCGAAAGAGTAAGTCCTGGCGGCCTCCTTGCACCACTCGAATATTCCCTCTATGGAATCTTCCTTTATCGGCATGTAGTAGCAGTTAAGGAGCGTGGCCCTTCTGTTCTGGCCGGCACCGAACAGTATTCTCCCGCCGGGTATGAACTTGAAATCGGAGAGGAGCCAGTAGAAGTTTTCCTCCCACTGCTTTCTCAGTTCCTTTTCTTCCTCGGGGGACGCTATTTCCCTGGCCACCCTTCGCCACATCTGCTCCGGAGTTTTCTCTGTTATTTCTCCTTTTTCGTTGCGAAGAGCGTATTTCTCGTAGAAAACGCGCGCCCTGAGCGTGTCTCCGCCGAAGGCGTCGATGGTTTTCGCGGGAATTTCTATGGTGTCGCTTGGAGCTTTGACATGCTCCGGAGAGGGTTCTTGGATCTGGGTTTCTTGTTCATCGACGGCTGCAGTTTTAAGATCGGATGTTCCATTCGCAACGATTTCAGGGTGGTTTTTATCTCCAGGCACACTTTCCTCCTTTTCTGTTCCTTATAAACACTTCCTTCCGGTCTATGTACAAGATGTATTGCCTATCTTGTGCACGGAATCTATTTAAACACAATATATTGATGCTTGTCAAGGAACTATTTTGTTTTCGTTAAATAAAATTAAAAGGGTTTTTGCAAAGAGAGATCATCGGACCATGAAATTCAAGTGAGATCAGGTGCTTGCCTCTTCACCTTGAAAATTTTTCGGTAACTATGAAACGATAAAATTTTTCTTCACAAGTGTGGCAGGGAAAGATTCAGGGTCGGATAGTACGGTTCTTGTGAGGAGCCTGTTTCCCTGTGTTATACTCTCGGGATATGAAAAGGGAGGAAGTTTTTGCCGCGGGGGGAACCGAAGCAGTCTCCGAGGTGCTGGATTTCTGGTTCGGCGATCTGCGCGAGGGAGAGCTGCCGGATGAAGAGAAGCAGATGACTTGGTGGGCGAAGTCAGAGGAGTTTGACGATCTCGTAAGGCGGAGATTCGAGAAATATGTCCTGTTTGCCGAAAAAGGGGAACTTTCCCGCTGGCTCGAAACCCCCTTGGGCACAGTGGCGTTTATAGTCGTCGTCGATCAGTTTCCAAGGAACATCTACCGCGACACACCGGGAGCGTTTTCAACGGACTCGCTGGCTCTTCGCGCCTGTCTTCGGGGCATTGAGAAGGGATTTGACAGGGACCTTCACCCGGCGCACAGGACATTTTTCTACCTGCCGCTTATGCACTCGGAGGACCTTGAGATCCAGGAGATGAGTGTTCTTAAGTACTCCGCTCTTGAAAACGAATATGCCTCGCACCCGCAAATCAAGGAAACCCTTGCCTGTTCAACGGATTTTGCGGGACGGCACTTTGACATAATAAAGAGATTCGGAAGATATCCCCACAGAAACGCGGCTTTGGGAAGAGAATCAACCCCGGAAGAAACCGAGTTTCTAAAAGAGCCTGGAAGCTCTTTCTAATTCTTTCCACTGACTTTTTTTGTTGTTTAAGGTTATTCAAGCGGGTATTTATATGATGGCCGCAGCGTAGGGCGGGTGTATTTTATATCAGGGAGAACGTTTGATTGAATATCGAGGAAATATTTAGCCGGACTTACTTGGGCAATCCCGCCGAATCGTGGCTCTGGGCTCTGGGAGCGGCGATTGTTTTAGCCTTAGTTTTTAATTTCATCCTGAAAAGGTTCGTAAGGGGGTTTGCCAATCTTGCCGAGAAGACCGAGACAGATCTCGACGATCTGGTTTCAGCACTCTTAGAAAAAACCAGCATAGTGCTGATCATAATTTTTTCGGTCTACGTGGCTACCTTCTTCCTTGACCTCACCCAGCAGGTAAGGGAATTCCGGAAAAGCGTAATAATTATCTGCCTTCTCGTTCAGGTCGGTTTATGGGGAAGCGGTTTCATTGATTATTACGTTTCGAAGAAACTCGCGAATATCGATGTCGGCGTCGGCGCCACCGTAACACACCTAAGAAGTCTCGGATTTTTCGCGAAAGTAGTTCTCTGGGTGATTCTGGTAATTCTGACGATCGACAATCTGGGTTTTGACCCTACCACGATAATTGCGGGACTTGGAGTCGGGGGCATAGCCGTAGCGCTTGCTCTCCAGAACGTTCTCGGCGATGTGATAGCTTCGCTCTCCATTATTTTCGACAAGCCTTTTGAAGTCGGGGATTTCATAGTGGTAGACGATATAATGGGGGATGTCGAGCACATAGGGCTTAAGACCACGCGCCTCAGGAGCCTTTCCGGCGAGCAGCTTGTTTTATCGAATAACGATCTGCTTCAAAGCCGCATAAAAAACTACAAGAGGATGGACTCCCGCAGGATTGATTTTTCTTTAGGTGTCATTTACGAAACGTCCTACGATAATCTTGAGAAAATCCCCGGGCTGATAAAAGATATAATAGAGTCGGAACAGAAAACGAGATTCGTCAGAGCGCATTTCAGCAGTTACGGTGATTTTTCCCTTAACTACGACATAGTCTACTTTGTCCTTAGTCCTTTATTTGATGATTATATGGATATACAGCAGAGAATTAACCTAAAGATATTTAAAAGGTTCTCCGATGAGGGAATAGAGTTTGCCTATCCCACACGCAAGATCTTTCTTGATTCGGTAGAAGCTGCGTCGACCGGCGCAGGGGCGGGAGACTGAATTGGCCAAAAAAGCGTGGGGAGGTCGCTTTGCTTCCCAGACACACAATATCGCCGAGAAGTTCTCGGAATCGGTAAGTTTCGACAGGCGTCTTTACAAAGAAGACATAAGGGGGAGTATCGCCCACGTGAAAATGCTTCGCGAGACCGGGATTATTTCTCGTAAAGATGCATCCCGAATAACCAAAGGCCTGCGGGAGATCGAAAAGGAAATAGACCGCGGGGAGTTTGCTTTCAGCGAGAGCTACGAGGATATCCATCTCAACATAGAGAAGAGGCTTATCGAGAAAACGGGGTCTTCGGGTGCCATGGTACACACCGCCAGGAGCAGGAACGACCAAGTTCTAACCGACACGAGGCTTTACCTGAGGGGGGAGACAGAAGAGATAATTTCACTTGTGTGCGCCTTGGCGGAGCAGTTCGTTGAACTTTCCGCAAAGAATCTGGGGGTGATTGTTCCTCTCTACACCCACATGCAGCGTGCGCAGCCGGTGCTTCTATCCCACCATCTTCTGGCTTACTACGAAATGCTAAAGCGCGACCGCGAGAGGTTTATTAACTGCCTTGCCAGGGTGAATGTGAGCCCGCTTGGAAGCTGTGCCGGGGCGGGAACCTCGTTTCCGATAGACAGGGAGATGACCGCCGAGGGTCTGGGGTTTAAATCGGTTTCCAGAAACAGCATTGATTCTGTAAGCGACCGTGATTTCTGCGCGGAGTTCGTATTCTGCTGCTCGATTCTGATGATGCACCTGAGCAGGCTTTCCGAGGAACTTGTTTTGTGGAGCGCAAAGGAGTTTGACTTCGTTGACCTCGGGGACGGGTTCACCACGGGGTCTAGCATAATGCCCCAGAAAAAAAATCCAGACATGTCGGAGCTCACCCGGGGAAAAACCGCCAGGGTCTACGGAAACCTGAGTGCATTTCTGACTTTGATGAAAGGACTTCCGCTTTCCTACAACAGGGACATGCAGGAGGACAAAGAGCCTCTTTTCGATACGGTTGACACGGTAAAGCTTTGCCTTCAGGTTAATGTCGAAATGCTGAAGACGCTTGAATTCAAGGAAGAAAACATGAAGAAGGCCCTTCAGGGAGGCTTCGTTACCGCGACCGACGTGGCGGACTATCTGGCCCGCAAGGGTGTCCCGTTCCGTTCGGCCCACGAAACCGTGGGGAAGATAGTTTCTTACGCCGAGCGGGGGGGAAAGGAGCTTTCAGATCTTAAGCTCTCCGAATTCCGCAGGTTTTCCAAAAAAATCGACGAGGACATTTTTCAGGTGATAACATTCTCGGGTTCCGTTGAGAGCAGGAATTCCCTAGGCGGCACTTCAACCTCGAACGTGAGAAAAGAGATAGCAAACGCCAGAAGGTTCCTCAAAAGATGCATGTAGCCGTTTTTCCGGAAGAGTCGGCAATGATTTTCATCCTGTTTGCGGTGCGCCATGGGTTTTAAGCTTGGGGGACTTTACGTGATTACCGACGAGGGGCTGATTCCGCGCGGTTCTTTCTGCGAAACAGTTGAGAAATCGTTAGTGGGGGGAGCTGACATCGTTCAGTTAAGGGATAAAACTTCTCCGCGCTCGGAAGTCGTCGCCTTGGGCAGGGAACTTCTCGGTATTACGAAGAGATACGGCGTGCCACTTATAATAAATGACTCCCCGGAACTCATGATGGAAATAAAGGCCGACGGAGTGCATCTGGGCGAGGACGACCCGAACATAATACCCACGAGAAAGAAACTGGGTAACGGCGCTATCATAGGCGTTTCCTGTTACGGTTCTCTTCCAAGAGGTATACACGCCGAGAGAATGGGTGCCAATTACGTTGTTTTCGGAACTCCTTGGGCCACTCCGACAAAACCCGGCAGAATCCCCACCCCTTTTGAGACTCTAATCGAGGCAAAAACCGCTATCACGGGGATTCCAATATTTGCCATAGGGGGAATATTCTCCCATAATGCGGCACAGGTACTTGCTACCGGGGTGGACGGCGCAGCCGTCATAACGAGTGTTTTTGGATCAGATGACCCGGAGGGTGCTTCGAGGGATCTTCGCTCTGTTCTTAAGGATCACCCGGTCGTGTGACCATGCGGGGAAACCCTATTCGGGCTTTGAGCATATGACGAGATGATTTGAGGCTCTTCCCTCGTCAACCAGTCCCAGATACGTATCGAAATACTCAATGTGATAGCGGGTGTTTTCCTCGCCCTGCTCTTCGGCAATCACGGCGGAATGCTTTTTGTAAGCGTCTCCCCAGTTTTTAACCTGAACCCGGAAATCTGCCACGTACTCGGTTATTTCCTCGATACGAAATCCGGCCGATTCAAGCTTTCCCCTGT
The nucleotide sequence above comes from Candidatus Dadabacteria bacterium. Encoded proteins:
- a CDS encoding adenosylcobalamin-dependent ribonucleoside-diphosphate reductase, whose amino-acid sequence is MPGDKNHPEIVANGTSDLKTAAVDEQETQIQEPSPEHVKAPSDTIEIPAKTIDAFGGDTLRARVFYEKYALRNEKGEITEKTPEQMWRRVAREIASPEEEKELRKQWEENFYWLLSDFKFIPGGRILFGAGQNRRATLLNCYYMPIKEDSIEGIFEWCKEAARTYSFGGGVGTDISILRPKGSPVNNSAIYSTGAVSFMDLLSTTTGTIGQAGRRGALMITMKVDHPDIMDFLDIKNDEARSKVQFANISVKVDDKFMEAVERDTDYELSFSNEKTEIKRTVRARKIWDKLVQSAWSSAEPGLIFWDTVKRYSPTEYANMEVNGVNPCSEQALEDYGNCCLGNVNLSMFVKNAFEETAAIEWEELEKAFRYSVRFLDDILDYNIEKHSLSFQTKASLRSRRIGVGFTGLGDMLTKLNIKYDTSEGIKFTDELFEHVKNIVYEASSDLAKEKGTFPVFDLKTHIANPFVKSMRDNVMSKIKKQGLRNACILTVPPVGSGSVLAGTTSGVEPMFALSYLRRSESLSEEEFKVYHPLVSEYMEKFGLDDEADLPDTFVTSHEIKPEQRVRMQAAIQKHIDSCISSTVNLPKDISLEEVEKIYFLSWKLGCKGVTVYREGSREGVLITEEQAKDKTNSPPWDEGMSTTHSNLTPSPHPSQKEAVKPVTRPRVLEGFTEAIKTGYGNLYVTVNSYEGKPFEVFVQIGKSGFTTMADAEATGRLISLSLRSGVDVRDVVEQLEAIGGSSPVFSGGRVIMSVPDAIAKVLRSHFVTKEKASDEANPVAEANGSTQKVSTDLMFEQCPECGSRALAYESGCFTCRECGFSKCN
- a CDS encoding DUF924 domain-containing protein; its protein translation is MKREEVFAAGGTEAVSEVLDFWFGDLREGELPDEEKQMTWWAKSEEFDDLVRRRFEKYVLFAEKGELSRWLETPLGTVAFIVVVDQFPRNIYRDTPGAFSTDSLALRACLRGIEKGFDRDLHPAHRTFFYLPLMHSEDLEIQEMSVLKYSALENEYASHPQIKETLACSTDFAGRHFDIIKRFGRYPHRNAALGRESTPEETEFLKEPGSSF
- a CDS encoding mechanosensitive ion channel family protein, which encodes MNIEEIFSRTYLGNPAESWLWALGAAIVLALVFNFILKRFVRGFANLAEKTETDLDDLVSALLEKTSIVLIIIFSVYVATFFLDLTQQVREFRKSVIIICLLVQVGLWGSGFIDYYVSKKLANIDVGVGATVTHLRSLGFFAKVVLWVILVILTIDNLGFDPTTIIAGLGVGGIAVALALQNVLGDVIASLSIIFDKPFEVGDFIVVDDIMGDVEHIGLKTTRLRSLSGEQLVLSNNDLLQSRIKNYKRMDSRRIDFSLGVIYETSYDNLEKIPGLIKDIIESEQKTRFVRAHFSSYGDFSLNYDIVYFVLSPLFDDYMDIQQRINLKIFKRFSDEGIEFAYPTRKIFLDSVEAASTGAGAGD
- the argH gene encoding argininosuccinate lyase, giving the protein MAKKAWGGRFASQTHNIAEKFSESVSFDRRLYKEDIRGSIAHVKMLRETGIISRKDASRITKGLREIEKEIDRGEFAFSESYEDIHLNIEKRLIEKTGSSGAMVHTARSRNDQVLTDTRLYLRGETEEIISLVCALAEQFVELSAKNLGVIVPLYTHMQRAQPVLLSHHLLAYYEMLKRDRERFINCLARVNVSPLGSCAGAGTSFPIDREMTAEGLGFKSVSRNSIDSVSDRDFCAEFVFCCSILMMHLSRLSEELVLWSAKEFDFVDLGDGFTTGSSIMPQKKNPDMSELTRGKTARVYGNLSAFLTLMKGLPLSYNRDMQEDKEPLFDTVDTVKLCLQVNVEMLKTLEFKEENMKKALQGGFVTATDVADYLARKGVPFRSAHETVGKIVSYAERGGKELSDLKLSEFRRFSKKIDEDIFQVITFSGSVESRNSLGGTSTSNVRKEIANARRFLKRCM
- the thiE gene encoding thiamine phosphate synthase, which codes for MGFKLGGLYVITDEGLIPRGSFCETVEKSLVGGADIVQLRDKTSPRSEVVALGRELLGITKRYGVPLIINDSPELMMEIKADGVHLGEDDPNIIPTRKKLGNGAIIGVSCYGSLPRGIHAERMGANYVVFGTPWATPTKPGRIPTPFETLIEAKTAITGIPIFAIGGIFSHNAAQVLATGVDGAAVITSVFGSDDPEGASRDLRSVLKDHPVV